The following is a genomic window from Romeriopsis navalis LEGE 11480.
AACGACCGCACACGTCCACCAATTGTCCTTCTTCAAAAATATCGACTTTGATTTCTTGACCCAACTCATAACCAGCGGTGTCATCAATCCGCCACTCAACCAAGTGACGCAAGGGCGCAGCACCAGACTTTGCCAAATGACCTTTTTCTGGCTTGGACAGATTCTTTTCCTTGATATCGCCGTAGGCAATCTGAACCGCACTGTAGCCGTCCGTGTCCTGCGTCTTAATCTGCGTTACTGGGCAAGGACCAGCCTGCACCACAGTTACGGGAATTGATTTTCCATCTTCTGTGAAGACTTGGGTCATCCCAAGCTTCGTACCGAGAATACCGATAGCCACGGTAGGGTCTCCTTATCTACATAGATATCTAGAGGGACAATATGGAGCAGCGGTTGTAGCACATGCTCCGGACAAAAAGCCGCACAAGTCTCTACTTCCTTGAAGAAGCGTCAAACTTGTACGTAATTCAGCTTTCAGGTGATTAAACGAGTTAACCGACTTGAGCGCTTAAACGACTTCGAGAGTGTCAAGTCAACCCGATTAAGACTTGAAGAGCAAGCTCGACAGTATCTTGGGGCTGAAGTCGCAGACAAACCCACACATTGTGACGTGCATGAAGTTTGTGAAGTTAGATTTCCTCTCATTAATATTGAGCGGGCGACTGCTTTGCGTCGAACAAACCTACCAGAACAAGAATGTTAGGGATTTGCGACCACAATCACGGGCGGGAAATC
Proteins encoded in this region:
- the rplC gene encoding 50S ribosomal protein L3; protein product: MAIGILGTKLGMTQVFTEDGKSIPVTVVQAGPCPVTQIKTQDTDGYSAVQIAYGDIKEKNLSKPEKGHLAKSGAAPLRHLVEWRIDDTAGYELGQEIKVDIFEEGQLVDVCGRSIGRGFMGNQKRHNFSRGPMTHGSKNHREPGSIGAGTTPGRIYPGKKMAGHMGDIRVTVKKLEVIRVDAEKNLILVKGAVPGKPGALLRVMPEKKVGNK